One part of the Perognathus longimembris pacificus isolate PPM17 chromosome 10, ASM2315922v1, whole genome shotgun sequence genome encodes these proteins:
- the LOC125357943 gene encoding LOW QUALITY PROTEIN: serine/threonine-protein kinase Nek2-like (The sequence of the model RefSeq protein was modified relative to this genomic sequence to represent the inferred CDS: inserted 2 bases in 1 codon; deleted 1 base in 1 codon), which translates to MDMFSGGGLEVLYTISTGSYGRCQKIRRKSDGKILVWKELDYGSMTEAEKQMXLLRELKHPNIVRYYDRIIDRTNTTLYIVMEYCEGGDLASIITKGTKERQYLEEEFVLPVMTQLTLALKECHRRSDGGHTVLHRDLKPANVFLDGKQNVKLGDFGLARILNHDTSFAKTFVGTPYYMSPEQINRMSYNEKSDIWSLGCLLYELCALMPPFTAFNQKELAGKIREGKFRRIPCRYSDELNIITRMLNLKDYHRPSVEDILENPLIADLVAEEQRKNPERRGRRLGEPEKLQDSNPVLSELKLKEMQLQERERALKAREERLEQKEHELCIRERLAEDKLARAESLAKNCSLLREWRFLSLACSPELLDLPSSVVKKKVHFGGESKENTRSEVPESQLTSKSKCKDLKKRHHATQLRAQALSDIEKTYQLKSRQILGMR; encoded by the exons TTCAGCGGTGGAGGACTTGAAGTGCTCTACACCATCAGCACCGGCTCCTACGGCCGCTGCCAGAAGATCCGGAGGAAGAGCGACGGCAAGATACTAGTTTGGAAAGAGCTTGATTATGGCTCCATGACAGAAGCTGAGAAACAGAT CTTGCTTCGTGAACTGAAACATCCAAACATTGTTCGTTACTATGATAGGATTATTGACCGAACCAACACAACCCTGTACATTGTGATGGAATATTGTGAAGGAGGGGACCTGGCTAGTATAATTACAAAAGGAACCAaggaaaggcagtacttagaggaagaGTTTGTTCTTCCAGTGATGACTCAGCTGACGCTGGCCCTGAAGGAGTGTCATCGCCGAAGTGATGGTGGCCACACCGTGCTGCATCGGGATCTGAAACCAGCCAATGTCTTCCTGGATGGCAAGCAGAACGTCAAGCTTGGAGACTTTGGGCTAGCGAGGATATTAAACCACGATACGAGTTTTGCAAAAACATTTGTTGGCACACCTTACTACATGTCTCCTGAACAAATAAATCGCATGTCTTACAATGAGAAATCAGATATCTGGTCATTGGGTTGTTTGCTGTATGAATTGTGCGCATTAATGCCTCCATTTACAGCTTTTAACCAAAAAGAACTAGCTGGGAAGATCAGAGAAGGCAAATTCAGGAGAATTCCATGTCGGTACTCTGATGAATTAAATATAATTACAAGGATGTTAAACTTAAAGGATTACCATCGACCTTCTGTggaagac ATTCTTGAGAATCCTTTGATAGCAGACTTGGTTGCggaagagcaaaggaaaaatCCTGAGAGGAGAGGGCGGCGATTAGGAGAGCCGGAAAAGTTGCAGGATTCCAACCCAGTGTTGAGTGAGTTGAAGCTGAAGGAAATGCAGCTGCAGGAGCGAGAGCGAGCCCTCAAAGCCCGCGAGGAAAGACTGGAGCAGAAGGAACACGAGCTTTGCATCCGGGAGAGACTCGCTGAAGACAAACTGGCCCGAGCAGAGAGCCTGGCGAAGAACTGCAGCTTGCTAAGGGAGTGGAGGTTCCTGTCCCTGGCGTGCAGTCCAGAGCTGCTTGATCTTCCATCCTCAGTCGTGAAGAAGAAAGTTCATTTCGGTGGGGAAAGTAAGGAGAACACGAGGAGCGAGGTGCCGGAGAGTCAACTCACCTCCAAGTCCAAGTGCAAGGAC TTGAAGAAGCGACACCACGCCACCCAGCTTCGGGCTCAAGCCCTGTCTGACATCGAGAAAACTTACCAGCTAAAAAGCAGACAGATTCTGGGCATGCGCTAG